The Tautonia rosea genome includes a region encoding these proteins:
- the argC gene encoding N-acetyl-gamma-glutamyl-phosphate reductase: MTDVAIVGASGYTARELIQLLLRHPGSRIRMATSRKDEAPKLDALHPSLAGRIDLACEPFDPDRVAEVAQVAFLALPHGASMAAVPELRRRGLRIIDLSADYRLNDETVYEDWYDHPHTDPSGLREAIYGLPELYRDAIPSAPLIANPGCYTSTAILALAPLVAQNLIERSGIIIDAKSGVSGAGRSPKLTTHYPECNESLSAYGVGRHRHTPEIEQILTDVGQAVSSDPVEVIFTPHLVPMDRGILATIYAQPRRAVTELDLLDLYRAFYRESPFVRVLSRLPATKDSAFSNFCDLTVRVVRGKVLVIACLDNLLKGASGVAVQNFNLLTGYPETTALL; the protein is encoded by the coding sequence ATGACCGACGTGGCGATTGTGGGCGCCTCAGGATATACCGCCCGGGAATTGATTCAACTCCTGCTCCGGCATCCTGGTTCCCGGATTCGCATGGCAACCTCTCGGAAGGACGAAGCGCCGAAGCTCGATGCACTTCATCCCTCGCTCGCCGGTCGGATCGACCTTGCCTGCGAACCGTTCGATCCCGATCGCGTGGCCGAGGTTGCTCAGGTCGCGTTCCTTGCCTTGCCTCATGGGGCGAGCATGGCGGCGGTTCCCGAACTCCGACGTCGAGGGCTCCGCATTATCGACCTCAGCGCCGATTATCGCCTGAACGACGAAACCGTCTACGAAGATTGGTACGACCATCCCCATACCGATCCCTCCGGCCTTCGTGAGGCGATTTACGGGTTACCCGAACTCTATCGAGATGCGATTCCTTCCGCCCCTCTGATCGCCAATCCTGGGTGTTACACCTCAACCGCAATCCTCGCCCTGGCTCCGCTCGTTGCCCAGAACCTGATCGAGCGATCGGGCATCATCATTGACGCCAAGAGCGGCGTCTCAGGCGCGGGGCGATCACCGAAGCTCACCACCCACTACCCCGAATGCAACGAAAGCCTCTCGGCTTATGGCGTCGGTCGCCACCGACACACACCAGAGATTGAGCAGATTTTGACGGATGTTGGTCAGGCCGTGTCCAGCGACCCCGTCGAGGTCATTTTCACCCCCCATCTGGTCCCGATGGACCGCGGCATCCTTGCCACGATTTACGCGCAGCCCCGGAGGGCGGTCACCGAGCTCGATCTCCTTGATCTCTACCGCGCGTTTTATCGCGAGTCTCCCTTCGTCCGGGTCCTCAGTCGGTTGCCTGCAACGAAAGACTCAGCCTTCTCGAATTTCTGCGATCTGACCGTTCGAGTCGTCCGAGGAAAGGTCCTCGTCATTGCCTGTCTCGATAACCTGCTCAAAGGGGCTTCAGGGGTGGCCGTTCAGAACTTCAACCTCTTGACTGGCTATCCAGAGACCACCGCACTGCTGTAA
- a CDS encoding sulfite exporter TauE/SafE family protein — protein MEPVVLALLIAIVAALYASVGLAGASGYLAVLALFGVDPLAMKGASLLLNGFVALVGTWVFHSGSWDRLKTVAAIALPAVPMAFLGGLIHVPAEIYLPVVGSLLILSAVRLVWPTGDEGEDRGGMRIPIGAGIALGAVIGLAAGLTGTGGGIFLLPALQLLGWADPKEAARLVAPFVLVSSIAGLTGYLCSTPHLPIGLVLWAPAAIVGGMIGARAGRDRLNPTMLRRVLAVVLVAAGIRLFIT, from the coding sequence ATGGAACCCGTGGTGCTGGCCTTGCTCATCGCGATTGTCGCCGCCCTGTATGCGAGTGTTGGGCTCGCCGGGGCGTCGGGCTATCTGGCGGTGCTGGCGTTGTTCGGGGTCGATCCGCTCGCGATGAAAGGGGCGTCGTTGCTGCTCAACGGCTTCGTCGCCCTGGTCGGGACCTGGGTCTTTCACTCGGGCTCATGGGATCGATTGAAGACCGTTGCGGCGATCGCCCTTCCGGCGGTGCCGATGGCCTTCCTCGGAGGATTGATCCACGTACCGGCTGAAATCTATCTGCCGGTCGTGGGAAGCCTATTGATTCTCTCGGCGGTGCGGTTGGTCTGGCCGACCGGTGATGAGGGCGAGGATCGCGGCGGAATGCGCATTCCGATCGGTGCGGGGATTGCGCTGGGCGCGGTCATCGGTCTTGCCGCGGGATTGACCGGCACCGGAGGAGGAATCTTTCTCCTTCCGGCCCTCCAGTTGCTCGGGTGGGCAGACCCGAAGGAAGCCGCTCGGCTGGTCGCTCCGTTCGTGCTCGTCAGTTCGATCGCCGGGCTGACCGGCTACCTTTGCTCGACGCCGCACTTGCCAATCGGGTTGGTGCTCTGGGCACCGGCAGCGATTGTCGGCGGAATGATCGGGGCGCGGGCGGGGCGCGATCGACTGAACCCGACCATGCTGCGCCGGGTGCTGGCCGTCGTGCTCGTCGCCGCCGGAATCAGGTTGTTCATCACCTGA
- a CDS encoding 30S ribosomal protein S1: protein MSDEPIRNLNEPPAGTPPRPRPGQSLKPEPDPYQHPLDQEIDRALDAATGQDVGPELNLKRHWDEELEAELEKALEGFDPDTVPGSMNRRARSEAAPPKASPSGRRGTETAKAPKVGRVVRVRENEIIVDLGTKSEGFIPVSQFGAKKPLPNVGDSIEVMVDRYDPAAGLTRLNLKGAAVDADWESVQRGMVVEARVTKGIKGGLEVDVDGMRGFLPVSQIELGFVADPEAYLNQRFQVVVTEANPREKNLVVSRRELLEQQRAEMREKTWAELQEGQIRKGVVRSIKDFGAFVDLGGVDGLIHVSDLSWSRGTKVEDVVKIGDEVEVKVLKIEKEKDRVGLGLKQLAPSPWDTVEHRYGRGQMIRGKVVKAMDFGAFVEIEPGVEGLIHISELAPGRVRRVKDIVQEGQEVEARILDIDAEAKRMSLSLKPTAKDEPAVAEEEEEAPRPKKERKVPLKGGLGDRDAPLFGG, encoded by the coding sequence ATGTCCGACGAACCGATTCGCAACCTGAACGAACCCCCTGCCGGCACGCCGCCGAGGCCCCGCCCTGGCCAGAGCCTCAAGCCTGAGCCGGACCCTTACCAGCATCCGCTCGACCAGGAGATCGATCGCGCACTTGACGCGGCAACCGGTCAGGACGTCGGGCCGGAACTCAACCTGAAACGCCACTGGGACGAGGAACTGGAAGCTGAACTGGAGAAGGCCCTCGAAGGGTTTGATCCGGATACGGTTCCCGGTTCGATGAACCGACGGGCCCGGTCGGAAGCCGCACCGCCGAAGGCCTCTCCTTCCGGCCGTCGAGGCACGGAAACGGCCAAGGCTCCAAAGGTCGGACGAGTGGTTCGGGTCCGTGAGAACGAGATCATTGTGGACCTCGGCACCAAGAGCGAGGGGTTCATTCCCGTCTCGCAGTTCGGCGCCAAGAAACCCTTGCCGAACGTGGGTGATTCCATCGAGGTGATGGTCGATCGCTACGACCCTGCCGCCGGCCTGACCCGCCTGAACCTGAAAGGGGCGGCCGTTGACGCTGATTGGGAAAGCGTTCAGCGGGGGATGGTCGTCGAGGCTCGTGTGACAAAGGGGATCAAGGGGGGCCTGGAAGTCGATGTCGACGGCATGCGGGGCTTCCTGCCGGTAAGCCAGATCGAGCTCGGCTTCGTGGCCGATCCCGAAGCGTACCTCAATCAACGCTTCCAGGTGGTCGTGACCGAGGCAAACCCGAGAGAGAAGAACCTCGTTGTCTCCCGTCGGGAACTGCTGGAACAGCAACGCGCCGAGATGCGGGAGAAGACCTGGGCCGAGCTGCAGGAAGGCCAAATTCGAAAGGGTGTTGTTCGATCGATCAAGGACTTCGGTGCCTTTGTCGATCTCGGGGGTGTCGATGGCTTGATCCATGTTTCCGATCTCTCGTGGTCACGCGGGACGAAGGTCGAAGACGTGGTCAAGATCGGCGATGAGGTCGAGGTCAAAGTCCTCAAGATCGAGAAGGAGAAGGACCGCGTCGGCCTGGGGCTGAAGCAACTGGCCCCCAGCCCCTGGGACACGGTCGAGCACCGGTACGGCCGGGGCCAGATGATCCGGGGGAAGGTCGTCAAGGCGATGGACTTCGGTGCATTCGTCGAGATCGAGCCGGGGGTCGAGGGACTCATCCATATCTCCGAGCTTGCCCCCGGACGAGTGCGACGAGTCAAGGACATCGTTCAGGAAGGTCAAGAGGTTGAGGCCCGGATCCTCGACATCGACGCCGAAGCCAAGCGGATGAGCCTCTCACTCAAGCCGACCGCCAAGGACGAACCCGCCGTTGCCGAGGAAGAGGAGGAGGCTCCTCGACCCAAAAAAGAGCGGAAGGTTCCCTTGAAGGGAGGACTCGGCGATCGCGACGCGCCGCTCTTCGGCGGTTGA
- the ribH gene encoding 6,7-dimethyl-8-ribityllumazine synthase — MPTFEGDYSPPAGRFAVVCARFNAMVTEALLGGCREVFVRHGVPDDRIDVAWVPGSFELPIVAKAMAESGRYAAVICLGCVIRGETGHYDHVAGQSAGGLMSASLATGVPVIFGVLTTETVEQALNRSGLKSGNKGGEAAMAAIEMVNLLMQIRAEPVADTRAGG, encoded by the coding sequence ATGCCCACCTTCGAAGGCGATTATTCTCCCCCCGCAGGCCGCTTTGCCGTGGTCTGTGCTCGGTTCAACGCGATGGTCACCGAGGCCTTGCTAGGCGGCTGCCGCGAGGTGTTCGTTCGGCACGGCGTGCCCGACGATCGGATCGACGTAGCCTGGGTTCCCGGCTCGTTCGAGCTACCGATCGTCGCCAAGGCGATGGCCGAGTCGGGTCGGTATGCAGCGGTGATCTGTCTCGGCTGCGTGATCCGGGGCGAGACGGGGCATTACGACCACGTCGCCGGACAGTCCGCCGGTGGCCTGATGTCGGCAAGTCTGGCGACCGGCGTGCCGGTGATCTTCGGAGTCTTGACCACCGAGACGGTCGAGCAGGCACTCAACCGATCGGGCCTGAAATCGGGGAACAAAGGCGGCGAGGCGGCCATGGCGGCGATCGAGATGGTCAACCTGCTGATGCAAATCCGAGCCGAGCCGGTTGCCGACACCAGGGCGGGCGGCTAA
- the rho gene encoding transcription termination factor Rho, with product MANDTRRREPSPSPSRSRKSSQTDQANLPTTGEPPIGADSSAGEGPPSTSRRESAREPVRYRETYRERDAAPPTLRDRLQRDRAARAERQRAESESDEIQHQGSGRSFGEGLDVDDAPEPLNHSTASLVEDDLDPDLDEFVKAEAAEADLEGNLSSFSDDEALFGDSEIHDRYEVIKRGEIHLTELQRMTMPQLIAAAKREGVTEYTGLKKQDLIFKILKERVKQNGLMYGEGTLEVLPDGFGFLRSPDYNYLPCPDDIYVSPSQIRRFGLKTGAIVAGQIRPPKENERYFALLRVEAINYEDPDKLSEKVGFDDLTALHPVKRIKLETTADETTMRVLDLMTPLGFGQRGLIVAPPRTGKTMLLQKIAHSVLKNHPEAYLMVLLIDERPEEVTDMERAVNSPTAEVISSTFDEPASRHIQVAEMVIEKAKRMVEYGKDVVILLDSITRLARAYNSEAPHSGKVLTGGIDASALQKPKRFFGAARKVEEGGSLTILATALIETGSRMDEVIFEEFKGTGNMELLLDRQLVDRRIWPAIDLRSSGTRREENLLPDEELRRIYELRRELNDLGPIEAMNQLVSRLKTSKSNKDFLSALNGA from the coding sequence ATGGCCAACGACACCCGTCGCCGGGAGCCCAGCCCCTCCCCGTCTCGCTCCCGCAAGTCGTCTCAGACCGACCAGGCCAATCTTCCGACGACTGGAGAACCCCCGATTGGTGCAGACTCCTCCGCGGGCGAAGGGCCTCCGAGCACGTCGCGCCGCGAAAGTGCTCGAGAACCGGTGCGCTACCGGGAAACCTATCGCGAGCGCGACGCTGCCCCGCCAACGCTTCGCGATCGCCTGCAGCGCGACCGAGCAGCTCGAGCCGAACGCCAGCGGGCCGAATCTGAATCGGATGAGATTCAGCACCAGGGCTCAGGCCGCTCCTTCGGCGAAGGGCTGGACGTCGATGACGCTCCCGAACCCCTGAACCACTCGACCGCATCGCTCGTTGAGGATGATCTCGATCCAGATCTGGACGAGTTCGTCAAAGCCGAGGCTGCCGAGGCCGACCTGGAGGGCAACCTCTCATCGTTCTCGGATGACGAGGCCCTGTTCGGCGACTCGGAGATCCACGACCGCTACGAGGTCATCAAGCGCGGCGAGATTCATCTGACCGAACTGCAACGGATGACGATGCCGCAGCTCATCGCCGCCGCCAAGCGCGAAGGGGTTACCGAGTACACCGGCCTGAAGAAGCAGGACCTGATCTTCAAGATCCTCAAGGAGCGGGTCAAGCAAAACGGCCTGATGTACGGCGAGGGAACCCTGGAGGTTCTGCCCGACGGCTTCGGCTTCCTCCGAAGCCCGGACTACAACTACCTTCCTTGCCCGGACGACATTTACGTCTCGCCGAGCCAGATTCGCCGCTTCGGCCTGAAGACCGGGGCGATCGTGGCCGGGCAGATCCGCCCGCCGAAGGAAAACGAGCGGTACTTTGCCCTGCTCCGGGTCGAGGCGATCAACTACGAAGATCCCGACAAGCTCTCCGAGAAGGTTGGTTTCGACGACCTGACTGCTCTGCACCCGGTCAAGCGGATCAAGCTGGAAACGACGGCCGACGAAACGACCATGCGGGTCCTTGACCTCATGACGCCGCTTGGGTTCGGCCAGCGAGGACTGATCGTCGCGCCGCCCCGAACGGGCAAGACGATGCTCTTGCAAAAGATTGCCCATAGCGTCTTGAAAAACCATCCGGAGGCCTACCTCATGGTCCTGCTCATCGACGAGCGGCCGGAGGAAGTCACCGACATGGAACGAGCCGTCAACAGCCCGACGGCCGAGGTGATCAGCTCAACCTTCGATGAGCCGGCTTCGCGGCACATTCAGGTTGCCGAGATGGTGATCGAGAAGGCCAAGCGGATGGTCGAGTACGGCAAGGACGTGGTGATCTTGCTCGACTCGATTACTCGACTCGCCCGTGCCTACAATTCCGAAGCCCCCCACTCGGGCAAGGTGCTGACCGGAGGCATCGATGCCTCGGCCCTGCAAAAGCCGAAGCGGTTCTTCGGCGCCGCGAGAAAGGTCGAGGAAGGAGGCAGCCTGACGATTCTGGCGACCGCCCTGATCGAAACCGGCAGTCGGATGGACGAGGTGATATTCGAGGAGTTCAAGGGAACGGGCAACATGGAGTTGCTCCTCGATCGTCAGCTCGTCGATCGTCGCATCTGGCCCGCGATCGATCTGAGAAGCTCCGGAACCCGTCGCGAGGAAAACCTTCTTCCCGATGAGGAGTTGCGGCGCATTTACGAGCTTCGTCGCGAACTGAATGATCTGGGACCGATTGAGGCCATGAATCAACTGGTGAGTCGACTCAAGACGTCGAAGTCGAACAAGGACTTCCTGTCAGCGCTGAACGGAGCGTAA
- the coaE gene encoding dephospho-CoA kinase (Dephospho-CoA kinase (CoaE) performs the final step in coenzyme A biosynthesis.) encodes MPRYARRPSGQRRLPGPWKHGPMPVVGLVGGIGAGKSRVASELAARGATVLDADTIGHTLLDQRPSRNAVVARFGDDVLDTTVGEGEEPKIDRAALGGIVFAEPHALRALEAILHPRMRSTFEKAIRRVGRRREAPMVVLDAAVLFEAGWDDLCDAIVFVDAPDRVRRARIAESRGWSAEQLSARESAQWPLTRKREQSDHVFTNHGPPEDLTARLDALWRTLIRRPEFSVAPDDRSETTVESERPIARTRRFRPGQGRPDGPRSRNRRKR; translated from the coding sequence ATGCCGCGTTACGCACGTCGCCCCTCCGGTCAACGTCGTCTTCCGGGTCCGTGGAAACACGGTCCGATGCCGGTCGTTGGGCTGGTCGGTGGGATCGGAGCCGGCAAGAGTCGGGTGGCCTCGGAACTCGCCGCTCGAGGAGCCACAGTGCTTGACGCCGACACGATCGGCCATACCCTGCTCGATCAGCGGCCGTCGCGAAACGCCGTGGTCGCCCGGTTTGGTGACGATGTGCTCGACACAACCGTCGGCGAGGGGGAGGAGCCAAAGATCGACCGGGCGGCTCTGGGAGGAATCGTCTTCGCCGAGCCGCACGCGCTGCGGGCCCTGGAGGCGATCTTGCACCCCCGAATGCGATCGACGTTCGAGAAGGCCATCCGACGCGTCGGCCGACGACGCGAAGCTCCAATGGTCGTCCTCGATGCCGCGGTCCTGTTTGAAGCCGGTTGGGATGACCTTTGCGACGCGATCGTGTTCGTCGACGCCCCGGATCGAGTCCGCAGGGCACGAATCGCGGAATCTCGAGGCTGGTCGGCCGAACAACTCTCAGCCCGGGAATCGGCCCAGTGGCCACTGACGCGCAAGCGGGAGCAATCTGACCACGTCTTCACCAATCATGGCCCCCCTGAGGACCTGACAGCCCGCCTTGATGCACTCTGGCGGACGCTGATCCGACGGCCTGAGTTCTCGGTCGCCCCGGACGACCGGAGCGAAACGACCGTGGAATCAGAACGTCCGATCGCTCGGACGCGACGGTTCAGACCGGGCCAGGGCCGACCCGACGGCCCGCGAAGCCGCAACCGTCGGAAACGATAA
- the polA gene encoding DNA polymerase I, whose product MNDRPTLYLLDAYSIIYQVFHAIPTMTGPAGQPTNAVFGIMRDVLNLHRDRKPHSVAAAFDGPGRVFRSDLFEEYKANRAAMPDDLQPQIPLIRRVFEGFRIPILEYEGAEADDVIATIARLGVDHGMDVFICTSDKDARQLLGDHVFIYNLRKQQVLDVDGLKKDWGIGPEQVVDLLSLTGDAVDNVPGVPGIGTKTAAQLLQQFGSLDGLLDNIPKVSGVKRKENLYKNADVARKARELIALRTDLPITFDWADLCRDGIDHPALKTLCIECGFHRFLDEIAASEPDRPEDLWPVDQYQVVDTPEKFDRFLTLLQEQRRFSFDTETTALDPLTARLVGMSFCWEAGAAFYLPLRGPEGSDTLDGTATLTALKPILTDPEREIVGQNLKYDLLMLGRLGVELSESMTDTMVLSYLLESGERNHNLDELARRLLDHTMIPISSLIGKGKNQTTIDTVAINRVAAYAGEDADAAWRLDAILAQKVREEGLWTLYAEVERPLITVLARMEAAGIAVDVGKLRQLSSEFADRLETIRGEIFSIAGREFNIGSAQQLRQVLFEDLKLKPTKKTPGGEPSTDAEVLEALSVEHPLPRLIVQHRQLDKLKGTYLDALPELVHEDGRIHASFNQVVTATGRLSSSDPNLQNIPVRTEDGRQIRQAFIAGAPGWSLLTADYSQIELRILAHFSKDPELVRAFAENRDIHRVVASQIFGVAEDEVTKDQRRMAKTVNFGVIYGLSAFGLASRLGISQSDAALFIDAYFRQYEGVDRFITETLEQALAAGRVETILGRRRAINGIKNTTGRVRNLAERTAVNTVIQGSAADLIKRAMLEVDRRLRSERMSARMLLQIHDELVFEAPAEELPRLSSMVAEAMVSALPLDVPLQVDLASGPNWLDVNALIRAD is encoded by the coding sequence ATGAACGACCGCCCGACGCTCTACTTGCTGGATGCGTATTCGATCATCTATCAGGTCTTCCATGCGATTCCGACCATGACGGGACCGGCGGGGCAACCGACGAACGCCGTCTTCGGAATCATGCGGGATGTCTTGAACCTTCATCGCGATCGGAAGCCTCATTCGGTGGCCGCGGCATTTGATGGTCCGGGGCGAGTCTTTCGTTCGGACCTGTTCGAGGAGTACAAGGCCAATCGCGCGGCCATGCCCGACGACTTGCAGCCGCAGATCCCTTTGATTCGGCGCGTCTTCGAAGGCTTTCGCATTCCGATCCTTGAATACGAAGGGGCCGAGGCCGACGACGTCATCGCCACCATCGCCCGACTCGGGGTTGATCACGGGATGGACGTGTTCATTTGCACGTCGGACAAGGATGCAAGACAACTTCTAGGCGATCATGTCTTTATCTACAATCTGCGGAAGCAGCAGGTGCTTGACGTCGACGGGTTGAAGAAGGACTGGGGAATCGGCCCCGAGCAGGTCGTCGATCTGCTCTCCCTGACCGGAGACGCGGTTGACAACGTACCGGGGGTGCCGGGGATCGGCACGAAAACGGCGGCGCAGTTGCTCCAGCAGTTCGGATCGCTGGATGGATTGCTCGACAACATCCCGAAGGTCTCCGGGGTCAAGCGGAAGGAAAATCTGTACAAGAATGCGGACGTGGCTCGGAAGGCCCGGGAGCTGATCGCGCTTCGGACCGACCTACCGATCACGTTCGACTGGGCCGACCTTTGCCGGGATGGGATCGATCACCCGGCCTTGAAAACGCTTTGCATCGAGTGTGGCTTCCATCGCTTTCTGGATGAGATCGCCGCGAGCGAACCGGATCGACCGGAAGACCTCTGGCCGGTCGATCAGTATCAGGTGGTCGACACTCCCGAGAAATTCGATCGATTCCTCACCTTACTCCAGGAGCAGCGGAGGTTCAGCTTCGACACTGAGACGACGGCACTCGATCCTCTGACGGCAAGACTTGTGGGGATGTCGTTTTGTTGGGAGGCCGGAGCGGCGTTTTATCTGCCTCTACGAGGTCCGGAAGGGAGCGACACGCTGGACGGGACCGCCACCCTGACGGCCCTGAAGCCGATCCTAACCGACCCGGAGCGGGAAATTGTCGGTCAGAACTTGAAGTACGACTTGCTGATGCTCGGGAGGCTCGGAGTCGAATTGTCGGAGTCGATGACCGACACGATGGTCCTGAGCTACTTGCTTGAAAGTGGTGAGCGGAACCACAACCTCGACGAGCTGGCAAGGCGATTGCTCGATCACACGATGATCCCGATTTCGAGCCTGATTGGCAAAGGTAAGAATCAGACGACGATCGATACGGTGGCAATTAATCGCGTGGCCGCGTATGCCGGGGAGGACGCCGACGCCGCCTGGAGGCTCGATGCGATCCTCGCACAAAAAGTACGAGAGGAAGGGCTCTGGACGCTCTATGCCGAGGTGGAGCGTCCGCTGATTACCGTCCTTGCCCGGATGGAGGCGGCCGGAATCGCGGTGGATGTGGGGAAGCTCCGGCAACTGTCGAGCGAGTTCGCCGATCGGCTGGAGACGATTCGGGGGGAGATCTTCTCGATCGCCGGCCGGGAGTTCAATATCGGATCAGCCCAGCAACTCCGGCAGGTGCTGTTCGAAGATCTCAAGCTCAAACCGACGAAGAAGACCCCGGGCGGCGAGCCGAGCACGGATGCCGAAGTTCTCGAAGCGCTCTCGGTCGAACATCCCTTGCCTCGTCTGATCGTTCAGCACCGACAGCTCGACAAGCTCAAGGGAACCTACCTGGATGCCCTTCCCGAGCTGGTGCACGAGGATGGCCGGATTCACGCGTCGTTCAACCAGGTAGTGACGGCGACGGGGCGGCTTAGCTCATCGGACCCGAACCTCCAGAATATTCCGGTACGCACCGAAGATGGCCGGCAAATCCGCCAGGCCTTTATCGCGGGAGCGCCCGGCTGGTCCTTACTGACAGCCGATTACTCGCAGATCGAGCTGAGGATTCTGGCCCATTTCAGCAAGGATCCGGAACTGGTGCGGGCGTTCGCCGAGAACCGGGACATTCACCGCGTGGTGGCCTCGCAGATCTTCGGGGTGGCCGAGGACGAGGTGACGAAGGACCAGCGACGGATGGCCAAGACCGTCAACTTCGGAGTGATCTATGGCCTCAGTGCCTTCGGGCTGGCAAGCCGGCTGGGGATCTCTCAAAGCGATGCCGCGCTCTTCATCGACGCCTACTTTCGCCAGTATGAAGGGGTGGATCGGTTCATCACTGAGACGCTGGAGCAGGCCCTGGCGGCAGGTCGGGTGGAAACGATTCTCGGTCGGCGTCGAGCGATCAACGGCATCAAGAACACGACCGGCCGGGTGCGGAACCTGGCCGAGCGGACGGCCGTGAACACGGTCATTCAGGGGTCGGCTGCCGACCTGATCAAGCGGGCAATGCTTGAGGTCGATCGACGGTTACGATCGGAACGAATGTCAGCGCGGATGTTGCTCCAGATCCACGACGAACTGGTTTTTGAAGCTCCCGCCGAGGAACTCCCGAGGCTTTCGAGCATGGTGGCCGAGGCAATGGTCTCGGCCTTACCGCTCGATGTGCCGCTTCAGGTCGATCTTGCGTCTGGTCCGAACTGGCTGGATGTGAATGCCCTGATTCGGGCCGATTGA
- a CDS encoding carbohydrate-binding family 9-like protein, with protein sequence MRTAALLMLPLLLISPAFSNDEPPITREAVCRRVETPPVLDGTLDDHAWTAAQADEIKHFSAFWAGEARGEGTSAWLVWDDDALYFAATMTDAELRAFGTERNDRLWLGDVFELFFKPSEDDPRYYEFQVNPRSVILELAFPRRGYSFEELAAKPPLGFEAVAVVEGTLDHPGDSDRSWSVEGRIPWSLFEATGGRPAIGDTWRFALCRYDYGPEGTEPLLMSSAPLGQPSFHRYEDYGLLHFKGTND encoded by the coding sequence ATGAGAACCGCCGCTCTACTGATGCTCCCCTTGCTCCTGATCTCTCCAGCATTCAGCAATGACGAGCCCCCGATCACTCGCGAAGCTGTTTGCCGACGCGTCGAGACGCCCCCCGTTCTCGACGGCACGCTTGACGACCACGCCTGGACTGCTGCCCAGGCCGATGAGATCAAGCATTTCTCCGCCTTCTGGGCCGGAGAGGCTCGCGGCGAGGGCACAAGCGCCTGGCTCGTCTGGGATGACGACGCCCTCTACTTCGCCGCCACCATGACCGACGCCGAGCTGCGAGCCTTCGGCACTGAGCGCAACGATCGCCTCTGGCTCGGTGATGTCTTCGAGCTGTTCTTCAAGCCCTCCGAAGACGACCCGCGTTACTACGAGTTCCAGGTGAACCCCCGATCCGTCATCCTTGAGCTTGCCTTCCCTCGCCGTGGGTATTCGTTCGAGGAACTTGCCGCGAAGCCTCCGCTGGGCTTCGAGGCCGTTGCCGTCGTCGAGGGTACCCTCGATCATCCAGGCGATTCCGACCGCTCGTGGTCCGTCGAAGGGCGCATCCCGTGGTCCCTGTTCGAGGCCACCGGCGGTCGCCCTGCGATCGGGGATACCTGGCGGTTCGCGCTCTGCCGCTACGACTACGGCCCCGAGGGGACCGAACCCCTTCTGATGAGTTCTGCCCCTCTCGGACAACCGAGCTTCCACCGCTACGAGGATTACGGCCTGCTCCACTTCAAAGGCACAAACGACTAA
- a CDS encoding DUF1186 domain-containing protein has translation MSANYPPPLDQLLRLGETELGGDRPDYRAMGIGPEHVSDLVRLATDPQLLLQCDEEGVDEAQAWACEHALRALGQLGAVEGVEPLLANYGQIADIHDFWMEEFAEVMAILGPDVLPACERYFADDSHDALNRVGVSESFVKVAQAHPESRDRVVAYLSNLLATHPENDPELNGFVVSALIDLEAIEAAPVIEAAFQADRIDASIAGDWPEVRYQLGLGPKPKRNARFAPLGFETGWEPSPGSKRPDFKKLKSKKKQQKQARAHSRKRKQR, from the coding sequence ATGAGCGCGAATTATCCTCCGCCGCTTGACCAACTGCTTCGCCTCGGCGAAACCGAACTGGGGGGTGATCGGCCCGATTACCGGGCGATGGGGATTGGCCCCGAGCATGTTTCAGACCTGGTTCGCCTGGCAACCGACCCACAGCTGTTACTTCAGTGTGACGAGGAGGGTGTTGATGAGGCTCAGGCCTGGGCCTGCGAACATGCGCTTCGGGCACTGGGGCAGTTGGGAGCGGTCGAAGGTGTGGAACCCCTCCTGGCCAATTACGGGCAAATCGCCGACATCCATGATTTCTGGATGGAAGAATTCGCGGAGGTCATGGCGATTCTCGGGCCCGACGTTCTGCCGGCATGCGAACGCTATTTTGCGGACGACTCTCACGACGCGCTCAACCGAGTTGGAGTGAGCGAATCGTTCGTCAAGGTGGCCCAGGCCCATCCCGAATCGCGGGATCGGGTTGTGGCCTACCTGTCGAACCTCCTGGCAACGCACCCCGAAAACGACCCGGAGTTGAACGGATTCGTCGTCAGTGCACTGATTGATCTGGAAGCGATCGAGGCCGCCCCGGTGATCGAGGCGGCCTTCCAGGCAGATCGGATTGATGCTTCAATCGCGGGAGATTGGCCGGAGGTCAGGTATCAGCTGGGTCTTGGTCCGAAACCGAAACGAAACGCTCGGTTCGCACCACTCGGTTTCGAAACCGGCTGGGAGCCGTCGCCCGGCTCGAAGCGTCCGGACTTCAAGAAGCTGAAGTCGAAAAAGAAACAGCAGAAACAGGCTCGGGCTCACTCAAGGAAACGAAAGCAGCGTTGA